From the genome of Lentimonas sp. CC4, one region includes:
- a CDS encoding discoidin domain-containing protein, with amino-acid sequence MTDTLVIKRAMRLLLSACAVALSLTSLSAKSEVDFEAFLGQHDMVWDRVPTRWEIAPYTGNGNVGFLFYQPKEAASNVISLYVGRHDYYDHRLPYEGNDLLWIYRGRLPLGHFNLESKGDIIDVNMRLDLWDAELAGEITTTEGTYSILGLSHSETDVIFFETDAQGGESITISWHPEVPYASVRKTLDGGGGPKGGSWDKMRNAPYPLPPEPVWGKGNQMEFCKQVLVDGRGETTTGWDIRGDSSGKQRMIASIHHSFPESDSLEIVTENLIVARELFAAGQFFSSHQQWWHDYYPLSFLTINDAEKEAFYWIQMYKLGSAMRENGPILDLMGPWYHKTFWPMVWGDLNVQLQYWTHLTSNRLLVGESLPNNLDKYTSNMLQNVPDHWEDSVSISTCFPQDMLGKSGGGVPDMIAWIMHNYWLHCEYAGDRERMRDGVFPLLRKVGNSYLNYLKDNPVVSEDGTIHIKHSWSPEYPGGRGQDVNFTIGLMNWTFQTLQDLNAEFGLNDPLQSTWQNVTDNLVDYQIDENGLRIGKDIPFDKPHRHYSHLLPMYPLALITPEDEDDAAMLRKTLDHWLYVSLNLEKKDSAMSVTGYTATGAASMYATLGDAEQAYYYLDFLIKHKNVSSTTMYAEGNPVIESPLSFATALHDMLLQSWGGKIRVFPGTPELWGDVAFDQLRTQGAFLVSAKRKGGVTQFVTLESLIGSPCQVKTDVANPKVYIDGVLARSSQIKQMADGFIAIDLKQGQTATLVPVALDQADLTIEPISVPEADLNIFGLNAKSADRIPGHDYYIKKGGSRAKSGSSASMQPSTKAYPLSTTSKARYVRIELPGDARVLSLAEVEVIAGGKNVALHQSATQSSTSAGGDADRAVDGNVDGDYNNKSVTHTSESTNPWWEVDLGGVVRVEQLNIYNRRGNSDRLEGFSVTLLDAQRQPVFSQAQVPECAVIQFK; translated from the coding sequence CCTTGGGCAACACGATATGGTGTGGGACCGTGTGCCTACCCGCTGGGAGATCGCTCCGTATACGGGCAATGGCAACGTGGGCTTTCTATTCTATCAACCCAAGGAAGCGGCGAGTAATGTGATTTCGCTCTATGTGGGGCGTCATGATTATTATGATCATCGCTTGCCGTATGAGGGCAATGACCTGCTTTGGATTTATCGTGGTCGTTTGCCGCTCGGGCATTTTAATTTAGAATCCAAAGGCGATATCATCGATGTCAACATGCGTCTCGATTTGTGGGATGCTGAGCTGGCGGGTGAAATTACCACAACTGAGGGCACGTATTCGATTCTTGGACTCTCGCACAGTGAGACGGATGTCATCTTTTTCGAAACCGATGCACAGGGCGGAGAGTCGATCACTATTTCATGGCATCCGGAAGTTCCGTATGCATCCGTGCGCAAGACGCTCGATGGCGGCGGTGGCCCCAAAGGTGGGAGTTGGGATAAAATGAGGAATGCGCCGTATCCGCTGCCTCCTGAACCAGTTTGGGGCAAAGGCAATCAGATGGAGTTTTGTAAGCAGGTGCTAGTCGATGGCCGTGGTGAGACGACGACTGGTTGGGATATCCGTGGTGACTCGTCGGGTAAACAGCGCATGATTGCCAGCATTCACCATAGTTTTCCTGAAAGTGACAGCTTGGAGATAGTGACTGAGAATTTAATCGTCGCTCGCGAATTGTTTGCCGCAGGCCAGTTCTTCTCATCGCATCAACAATGGTGGCATGATTACTACCCGCTGAGTTTTTTGACGATCAACGACGCCGAGAAGGAAGCCTTTTATTGGATTCAAATGTATAAGCTCGGCTCAGCGATGCGTGAGAATGGGCCGATCCTCGATTTGATGGGGCCATGGTATCATAAGACTTTCTGGCCGATGGTGTGGGGCGACCTTAATGTGCAGTTGCAGTATTGGACACATTTAACTTCCAACCGCTTATTGGTGGGTGAATCCTTGCCGAACAATTTGGATAAGTATACCAGCAACATGCTGCAGAATGTGCCGGATCACTGGGAAGATAGTGTTTCGATCTCAACCTGTTTCCCACAAGATATGCTGGGTAAAAGCGGTGGCGGCGTGCCTGACATGATTGCGTGGATTATGCATAACTATTGGTTGCATTGTGAATATGCGGGTGACCGCGAACGGATGCGTGATGGTGTGTTCCCGCTACTGCGTAAGGTTGGGAATAGCTACCTGAACTATTTAAAAGACAATCCAGTGGTATCCGAGGATGGCACGATTCATATCAAGCATAGTTGGTCGCCTGAGTATCCCGGAGGGCGCGGGCAGGATGTGAACTTTACCATTGGTCTCATGAACTGGACGTTTCAAACGCTACAGGATTTGAATGCCGAGTTTGGCTTAAACGATCCGTTGCAGTCCACATGGCAGAATGTGACTGATAACTTGGTCGACTACCAAATTGACGAGAATGGGCTACGCATTGGTAAAGATATACCGTTCGATAAACCACACCGGCACTACTCGCATCTGCTGCCGATGTATCCGCTGGCACTTATTACGCCCGAGGATGAGGACGACGCTGCGATGCTGCGCAAGACGCTCGATCATTGGCTTTATGTTTCGCTGAATCTAGAGAAGAAAGACAGCGCGATGTCGGTGACCGGCTACACCGCAACGGGTGCTGCCTCTATGTATGCCACACTTGGTGATGCAGAGCAGGCTTACTACTATTTGGATTTCTTAATTAAGCATAAGAATGTGTCCTCGACGACCATGTATGCCGAGGGCAATCCCGTGATCGAGAGCCCGTTGTCGTTTGCCACTGCACTGCACGATATGCTGCTGCAGAGCTGGGGCGGTAAGATCCGAGTCTTTCCTGGCACTCCGGAGTTGTGGGGCGATGTCGCGTTTGACCAGCTGCGCACACAAGGTGCATTCCTTGTCAGCGCGAAGCGTAAGGGTGGGGTGACACAGTTTGTTACACTTGAGAGCCTCATTGGGTCTCCCTGTCAGGTGAAGACCGACGTCGCGAACCCAAAGGTCTATATCGATGGTGTATTGGCTCGTTCCAGCCAGATCAAGCAAATGGCAGACGGCTTCATCGCAATCGATTTGAAGCAGGGGCAGACCGCGACGCTCGTGCCGGTCGCTCTCGATCAGGCGGATCTCACGATCGAGCCTATTTCCGTGCCGGAGGCTGATTTGAATATCTTCGGCCTGAATGCGAAGTCGGCAGATCGCATTCCTGGGCATGACTATTATATCAAAAAAGGGGGAAGCCGAGCAAAGTCAGGTTCATCGGCTTCGATGCAACCATCCACGAAAGCCTATCCGCTTTCGACAACTTCCAAGGCACGCTATGTCCGCATTGAGCTCCCTGGTGATGCCCGCGTGTTATCACTTGCCGAGGTCGAGGTTATTGCTGGAGGGAAGAATGTGGCGCTTCATCAATCTGCGACACAATCCAGCACGAGCGCAGGAGGGGACGCAGACCGAGCCGTCGACGGCAATGTCGATGGCGATTACAATAACAAATCAGTGACACATACATCTGAGTCGACGAATCCCTGGTGGGAGGTGGATCTTGGTGGTGTGGTTCGGGTCGAGCAGTTGAATATCTATAACAGGAGGGGGAATTCGGATCGCCTCGAAGGCTTTTCGGTCACTCTTCTAGATGCGCAACGGCAGCCCGTCTTTAGCCAAGCGCAGGTTCCAGAATGCGCGGTGATCCAGTTTAAATAA
- a CDS encoding arylsulfatase — MKSSYLTFLSLCVASLLFGGDKPNIVFILADDMGYGDVQVLNPERCKIPTPNINALAKGGMIFTDAHTSSSVCTPARYGLMTGRYNWRSKMQRGVLNGYGKPLIPATRTTVASLLKAQGYNTTMIGKWHLGLNMPTIENKPLNQKGLTNIDWSGTIAEGPYNLGFDYYFGIAASLDMPPYIYIENDEFVGEATTLKAFKRKGAAQAGFEAVNVLDDLADKAVEFIHSQDAATPFFAYIALPSPHTPIVPTLKWQGKSELGAYGDFMMQTDAFVGAIMNAIEAAGLTENTILIVTSDNGCSKAARIERLQAKGHFPSAGFRGSKSDLWDGGHRVPFIVRWPASVEAGATSGELICLTDVLATFADLTVSEVPENAGEDSVSFLPALYGKEIQSTRKGIIHHSISGHFAYREGKWKLLLAKGSGGWTSPTETEASGESVMGQLYDLESDPGETTNLYDSQPEVVERLLAQLTTYVEAGRSTEGPPSSNDVEAIKIWK, encoded by the coding sequence ATGAAATCATCTTACCTCACCTTTCTTTCACTGTGTGTTGCTTCGTTGCTATTTGGAGGCGATAAACCAAACATCGTTTTCATCCTCGCCGATGATATGGGCTATGGTGATGTGCAGGTGCTCAACCCTGAGCGTTGCAAGATCCCGACCCCAAATATAAACGCTTTAGCTAAAGGCGGGATGATCTTCACCGACGCACATACGAGCTCTTCGGTTTGCACGCCTGCTCGATATGGCTTGATGACCGGTCGCTACAATTGGCGTAGTAAAATGCAGCGCGGTGTGCTCAATGGTTATGGTAAGCCCTTGATCCCCGCGACCCGAACGACGGTGGCAAGCTTGCTGAAAGCGCAGGGCTATAATACCACAATGATTGGCAAGTGGCACCTCGGATTGAACATGCCGACCATCGAGAACAAGCCATTGAATCAAAAAGGGCTGACGAATATTGACTGGAGTGGCACGATCGCAGAGGGCCCATACAATCTAGGCTTCGACTATTACTTTGGAATCGCCGCCTCGCTCGATATGCCGCCTTACATTTATATTGAGAATGATGAATTCGTGGGCGAAGCCACGACGCTGAAAGCCTTTAAGCGCAAAGGAGCCGCACAGGCAGGTTTCGAGGCGGTTAATGTCTTAGATGATCTGGCAGATAAAGCGGTTGAGTTTATTCACAGTCAGGATGCTGCAACGCCGTTTTTCGCCTACATCGCGCTGCCATCGCCACATACACCCATTGTGCCGACTCTGAAGTGGCAGGGCAAAAGTGAGCTAGGTGCCTATGGGGATTTTATGATGCAGACGGATGCGTTTGTGGGCGCGATTATGAATGCCATCGAGGCGGCTGGGTTGACCGAAAATACCATTCTTATTGTTACCAGTGATAATGGTTGCTCTAAGGCTGCTAGGATTGAGAGACTGCAAGCGAAGGGGCACTTCCCCAGTGCTGGGTTTCGAGGGTCCAAGTCGGACCTGTGGGATGGCGGGCATCGCGTGCCGTTTATTGTTCGTTGGCCCGCCTCGGTTGAAGCCGGAGCGACTTCGGGTGAGTTAATTTGCCTAACCGATGTGTTGGCGACCTTTGCTGATTTGACGGTGAGTGAAGTTCCGGAAAATGCTGGTGAAGACAGTGTGAGCTTTTTACCCGCGCTTTATGGCAAAGAAATACAGAGCACGCGGAAGGGGATCATTCATCATTCCATTTCAGGGCACTTCGCTTATCGTGAGGGGAAATGGAAACTGCTGCTTGCTAAAGGATCTGGTGGGTGGACGTCACCGACTGAGACAGAAGCTTCGGGGGAGAGTGTCATGGGCCAACTCTACGACCTAGAGTCAGATCCAGGTGAAACAACAAATCTATATGATTCACAGCCTGAAGTGGTCGAGCGACTCTTGGCTCAATTGACGACTTATGTGGAAGCAGGGCGCAGCACCGAAGGTCCCCCATCCAGTAATGATGTAGAAGCGATCAAAATTTGGAAATAA
- a CDS encoding prepilin-type N-terminal cleavage/methylation domain-containing protein codes for MKNIRKNSAFTLIELLTVIAIVAILAAILIPAVGRVRENANQAKCVSNLRQLATAANMYAAENHGNFPALNAETEDKPQVPWFTQLRKYIDIEDSNEPIELINCPASEHYMEVDGTRRVTHAYGWNSKLIPDTRTKSNGTKPAPYKTLNVKRPSETIMIADAGQRYPSGWGFGYFAISRSYNAATAESVLPDGSFTGYGASSSNPSFSTRHGGRGNAAFVDGHVESFAWGEIKEKHVYIED; via the coding sequence ATGAAGAATATACGAAAAAACTCCGCTTTTACCTTAATTGAACTCCTAACTGTCATTGCGATTGTAGCGATTTTGGCTGCGATCTTGATTCCAGCAGTGGGCCGGGTCAGAGAGAATGCCAATCAAGCGAAGTGTGTCAGTAATTTGCGGCAACTGGCGACTGCGGCAAATATGTATGCGGCAGAGAATCATGGAAACTTCCCTGCGCTAAATGCAGAGACCGAAGATAAGCCACAGGTTCCTTGGTTTACACAGTTACGTAAATATATCGACATCGAAGATTCGAATGAGCCGATCGAGTTGATCAACTGCCCTGCCAGTGAGCATTACATGGAAGTTGATGGAACTAGGAGAGTCACGCACGCGTATGGCTGGAATTCGAAGCTGATCCCAGATACGCGAACGAAAAGTAATGGAACCAAGCCAGCCCCGTATAAAACGTTGAATGTGAAGCGCCCAAGTGAAACGATTATGATCGCCGATGCCGGCCAGCGGTATCCAAGCGGCTGGGGTTTCGGATATTTCGCAATTAGTAGATCGTATAATGCCGCGACTGCCGAAAGCGTATTACCAGATGGTTCCTTTACGGGCTATGGCGCTTCGAGCTCGAATCCATCTTTCAGCACACGACATGGAGGCCGAGGGAATGCTGCCTTCGTCGATGGACATGTTGAGTCCTTTGCTTGGGGGGAAATCAAAGAGAAGCACGTTTATATTGAAGATTGA
- a CDS encoding sulfatase-like hydrolase/transferase has translation MRLHHSIYTLLLLSMGCHVLAASGSKSDIKRSAEDRPNLIFIFADDWGYGDLGIHGSTFCETPRLDQMAAEGTDFQNFTVNHPVCSPSRTAVMTGQFPARHSVHQHFASTEHHERAGMPDWLDPKAPMLPRMLKEAGYATAHFGKWHLSNDHISDAPMPPQYGYDEFGAFNLPSNAPEQMPTTSTIPRAIDFIQRHQDEPFFINLWIHETHTPHYPLPQYLEQFETLDEQQQVYAAIVAEGDAGVGRILDTLNDLGLDENTLVIFSSDNGPEWTGSKKEVDDTSTGPGLGSYYSVGESGGLKGKKRSLYAGGIRVPFIAHWPGVIPAGRVDRDSVLTAVDILPTFTELAQVALPDGYEPDGVSMVSALKGDAFTRNLPIFWEWRPARENPIVWPHLGIREGDWKLLYNESLGKAELYNIKNDWAEETDLSSQYPEVVAALEKKLQQWQETIPTEPPADCFSSDH, from the coding sequence ATGCGATTACATCATTCTATTTATACTCTCTTGTTGCTGTCGATGGGCTGCCATGTTTTGGCTGCCTCTGGTTCGAAGTCAGACATCAAGCGCTCGGCCGAGGATCGTCCCAATCTGATCTTCATATTTGCCGATGACTGGGGCTATGGCGATTTAGGCATACACGGCAGCACTTTTTGTGAAACGCCGCGCTTGGATCAAATGGCGGCGGAAGGCACTGACTTTCAGAATTTTACGGTGAACCATCCCGTGTGCTCCCCCAGCCGCACGGCGGTCATGACGGGCCAGTTTCCTGCTAGGCACTCGGTGCATCAACACTTTGCTTCTACGGAGCATCATGAGCGCGCAGGCATGCCCGACTGGTTGGATCCGAAGGCTCCGATGTTGCCGCGTATGCTAAAGGAAGCAGGCTATGCGACGGCTCACTTCGGGAAATGGCATCTATCCAATGACCATATCTCGGACGCTCCCATGCCTCCACAATACGGTTATGATGAATTTGGAGCCTTTAATTTACCCAGTAATGCTCCTGAGCAGATGCCTACGACGTCGACCATTCCCAGGGCAATCGATTTCATTCAACGCCATCAAGACGAGCCGTTCTTTATCAATCTGTGGATTCATGAGACGCACACGCCGCACTATCCTTTGCCGCAGTATTTAGAGCAGTTCGAAACCTTGGATGAGCAGCAGCAAGTCTATGCGGCGATCGTAGCAGAAGGGGATGCAGGAGTTGGCCGTATCTTGGACACACTCAATGATCTAGGCCTCGATGAAAATACGCTGGTCATCTTTTCATCAGATAATGGTCCGGAGTGGACTGGTAGTAAAAAGGAAGTCGATGATACATCAACAGGGCCGGGCTTAGGCTCTTATTACTCTGTTGGCGAATCCGGCGGACTAAAGGGGAAGAAGCGTTCGTTGTATGCGGGTGGTATTCGTGTGCCTTTCATTGCGCATTGGCCAGGCGTCATTCCCGCAGGACGTGTGGATCGTGACTCTGTGCTTACGGCCGTCGATATCTTGCCAACTTTTACCGAGCTAGCCCAAGTAGCTTTGCCTGATGGATATGAGCCGGATGGAGTGAGCATGGTGTCTGCGCTCAAGGGCGATGCTTTTACGCGCAACCTGCCGATTTTTTGGGAATGGAGACCCGCTCGCGAGAATCCGATAGTTTGGCCGCACCTGGGGATACGTGAGGGGGATTGGAAGTTGCTTTATAACGAGTCGCTAGGGAAAGCAGAACTTTATAATATTAAAAATGATTGGGCAGAGGAAACAGATCTTTCGAGTCAGTATCCAGAAGTGGTGGCAGCCCTAGAAAAGAAGTTACAGCAGTGGCAGGAAACGATTCCGACTGAGCCTCCTGCTGATTGTTTTTCGAGTGATCACTAA
- a CDS encoding alpha-L-fucosidase produces MLLKKITLAGLCSAALVSSAVGQGMDEMWGQEVVKLRAENAERGQLFDEGNYAMFIHWGLYSQLANKVDGQTYYGIGEWIMHDRMAGIENETYKELAGTFNPVNFDAQAIAQLAKDAGMKYVVITSKHHDGFAMYDSDSSDFNIVDATPWAKDPMHELADACRELGLGFGFYYSHNQDWTTPGAKGGPKNADGSVATFKDYFYAKCLPQVEEITSQYGPIEIVWFDTPGNMPKQYVEELIEVVHKNQPNALVAGRAGHGLGDYQCLGDMEVPLRNVAGMWESVDTTNDSWAFAWYDENWKSPTEILKRVIGTVARGGTYMLNIGPRGDGSVPERAAHSLRVSGEWIQSYPQAVYGVDASPWEHALPWGDVTVREDRLFLTVFDWPRSGTLYLPGLKTKVKSARLLNGTASTELEFDTLNGWTCFELPALAPEALASVVEVELEGAPVADPTWGLDPELPTRIEAEFATASGAKLSKERWMEKFGEWKHVKQVSDWNQGKGVATWTVDVLVPGDYLVDLTYTGEGRLVWQVEVEGGERIRNQLSASSIYHAQPVGLLNFPKEGRYQVNVSCLEDAAKSASLSTITFRRAE; encoded by the coding sequence ATGTTATTAAAGAAAATTACTTTAGCAGGTCTTTGCAGTGCAGCGTTGGTATCTAGCGCGGTTGGGCAGGGAATGGATGAGATGTGGGGCCAGGAAGTGGTCAAGCTACGCGCTGAAAATGCCGAACGTGGTCAGCTCTTCGATGAGGGCAACTACGCGATGTTTATCCATTGGGGGCTGTATTCACAGTTGGCAAACAAGGTAGATGGTCAGACCTATTATGGAATCGGTGAGTGGATTATGCACGACCGCATGGCCGGTATTGAGAATGAGACCTATAAAGAGTTGGCGGGCACTTTTAACCCGGTGAACTTTGATGCGCAGGCCATTGCGCAATTGGCCAAGGACGCCGGAATGAAGTATGTCGTGATCACGAGTAAGCATCATGACGGATTTGCCATGTATGACTCGGATTCGAGTGACTTCAACATCGTTGATGCAACGCCTTGGGCGAAGGATCCGATGCATGAACTGGCAGATGCATGCCGAGAACTTGGCTTAGGGTTTGGCTTTTACTACTCGCATAATCAGGACTGGACGACTCCAGGCGCAAAAGGTGGTCCAAAGAACGCTGATGGGTCTGTTGCTACATTTAAGGACTATTTCTATGCAAAGTGTCTGCCTCAGGTGGAGGAGATCACCAGTCAGTATGGCCCGATTGAAATCGTCTGGTTTGATACACCTGGAAACATGCCGAAGCAATATGTCGAAGAATTGATCGAGGTGGTTCATAAGAATCAGCCGAATGCACTGGTTGCTGGTCGTGCGGGTCATGGCCTCGGAGACTATCAGTGTCTCGGGGACATGGAAGTGCCACTACGCAATGTCGCTGGTATGTGGGAGAGTGTTGATACGACCAATGATTCATGGGCCTTTGCGTGGTATGATGAAAATTGGAAGAGCCCGACTGAAATCCTTAAGCGTGTGATTGGCACGGTTGCCCGTGGTGGCACTTATATGCTGAACATTGGCCCGCGTGGTGATGGTTCCGTTCCTGAGCGTGCGGCACATTCGCTTCGGGTATCGGGCGAGTGGATACAAAGCTATCCGCAAGCAGTTTATGGGGTCGATGCGTCTCCGTGGGAGCATGCTTTACCGTGGGGCGACGTAACTGTAAGAGAGGATCGATTGTTTCTTACGGTCTTTGACTGGCCTCGCTCGGGAACACTTTATTTGCCAGGGCTCAAGACCAAGGTGAAGTCCGCACGTTTGCTAAACGGCACTGCGTCGACAGAACTTGAGTTTGACACATTGAATGGTTGGACTTGCTTCGAGCTCCCCGCACTGGCTCCCGAAGCGCTAGCGTCGGTGGTCGAAGTCGAGCTGGAAGGCGCACCCGTGGCTGATCCCACCTGGGGCTTGGATCCTGAGCTACCAACACGAATCGAAGCGGAATTTGCGACTGCATCTGGTGCAAAGCTGAGCAAAGAGCGCTGGATGGAAAAGTTCGGTGAATGGAAGCATGTGAAGCAAGTTTCTGACTGGAATCAGGGGAAGGGCGTTGCAACTTGGACAGTGGATGTGCTCGTGCCTGGTGATTATCTAGTGGATCTGACGTATACAGGCGAGGGACGTCTGGTTTGGCAGGTTGAGGTTGAAGGAGGAGAGCGTATTCGTAATCAGCTAAGTGCCTCGTCTATCTACCATGCACAGCCAGTCGGGTTGTTGAATTTTCCGAAAGAGGGACGCTATCAGGTGAATGTATCTTGTTTAGAGGATGCGGCTAAGTCTGCGAGTCTGAGCACGATTACGTTCCGCAGGGCCGAGTAG